From the Quercus lobata isolate SW786 chromosome 6, ValleyOak3.0 Primary Assembly, whole genome shotgun sequence genome, one window contains:
- the LOC115993810 gene encoding uncharacterized protein LOC115993810 translates to MIEKIRRKLMRRFQLKREGMSKLTGKICPKIQAKLDNEGLKSSDCVSIYAGNGLFEVECKHQRFVVNLSKRTCGCRKWDLTGIPCQHAISAILFDGSVPEDYVHPYYTIETYMKAYEPIIYPVASMEQWRRTSIDPLEPPKDKIQRGRPKIKRKRHPLEPKNPYKLSKAGTIIKCSECKKVGHNSRTCPSKKDKGTMSTNAKKTPTTNKKQAAGGARATAASAVDSRAKGIKTIAVSALNSRAGGSKAVVASSTGVRTSTAPLTIYGGGANSERVVVPTLEKAIQRMQAKKKKNLGFEQI, encoded by the exons ATGATTGAAAAGATTAGGAGAAAGCTGATGAGGAGGTTCCAATTGAAGAGGGAAGGGATGTCTAAATTGACAGGGAAAATATGTCCCAAAATTCAAGCGAAGTTGGACAATGAAGGTTTGAAGTCTTCTGATTGTGTGTCAATATATGCTGGAAATGGTTTATTTGAGGTTGAGTGCAAACATCAAAGGTTTGTTGTGAATTTGAGCAAGAGGACATGTGGTTGTAGGAAGTGGGATCTTACTGGCATCCCATGTCAACATGCCATATCTGCCATACTATTTGATGGAAGTGTACCTGAAGATTATGTGCATCCTTATTACACAATTGAGACATACATGAAGGCATATGAACCAATAATTTACCCTGTGGCTAGCATGGAACAGTGGAGAAGGACATCAATAGATCCTTTGGAACCACCCAAGGATAAGATACAACGTGGTAGACCcaagataaagagaaagaggCATCCTTTAGAACCCAAAAACCCATATAAGCTAAGCAAGGCTGGTACAATCATCAAGTGCTCTGAGTGTAAGAAGGTGGGACATAATAGCAGAACATGTCCATCCAAAAAAGACAAG GGTACAATGTCTACCAATGCTAAGAAGACACCTACAACAAACAAGAAGCAAGCAGCTGGAGGTGCAAGGGCTACTGCTGCAAGTGCTGTAGATTCAAGGGCTAAAGGTATAAAGACTATTGCTGTAAGTGCTTTAAATTCAAGGGCTGGAGGTTCAAAGGCTGTTGTTGCAAGTTCCACCGGTGTAAGAACTTCAACGGCACCATTAACAATATATGGTGGTGGTGCTAATAGTGAGCGTGTGGTGGTGCCAACTTTGGAAAAAGCCATTCAAAGGATGCAGgctaagaagaagaaaaaccttGGGTTTGAGCAAATATAA